One window of Stigmatopora nigra isolate UIUO_SnigA chromosome 14, RoL_Snig_1.1, whole genome shotgun sequence genomic DNA carries:
- the hmgn6 gene encoding high mobility group nucleosome binding domain 6 produces the protein MPRRKRQEAEDKEEPKRRSARLSANPATSKVEPKVKKPAKKEKAVNDKKEDKKTKKTKENAETEANEENHSENGEAKTNEVEDAPEEAKEEAKSE, from the exons ATGCCCAGGAGAAAG AGACAAGAAGCAGAGGACAAGGAGGAG CCCAAGAGGAGATCGGCCCGGTTATCCgcg AACCCGGCTACATCTAAGGTGGAGCCAAAGGTTAAGAAACCAGCAAAG AAAGAGAAGGCTGTGAATGACAAAAAGGAGGACAAAAAGACCAAGAAAACAAAGGAGAACGCTGAAACAGAGGCCAATGAGGAAAACCACTCTGAGAATGGAGAGGCCAAGACCAACGAG GTGGAGGATGCCCCTGAAGAAGCTAAAGAGGAGGCCAAGTCAGAGTAG
- the tent5d gene encoding uncharacterized protein tent5d encodes MSEIKSSQRFHSLKPEQVAVLHQVLSDIVPIHGRGNFPTLELRPRDIIIAVRASLQKQGIVVRDVRLNGSTASHVLVQDNRLSYKDLDIIFGVELPSQEEFQVIKESVLGCLLDCLPAGVNRERISSATMKEAYVQKMVKVFNEQDRWSLISLSNNSGKNLELKFVSMLRRQFEFSVDSFQIILDRLLESYLQEMQQNRNNITVANTTRTEKSKMETPIEKGANKNKLSKLNDGMDGTENAIKSAKLTTKEEDNKEKTPIEVKEQMENLNLPKSSEQASSNTIATETQTTDTNNTLYKSSDSTKSSQHSKLVHLNPTNPADKQEVPTEKIECPTIQTQLTQSIKLIEKKETSMEEMNTNQNLIESIKDETQSLCKQNVETSQVSGASTLTDKKKIDLLTDPENEKDIEESEISQKCHTQAKNCVPSISLTMLTCNKSLEIANTVQIESSPDETDNIADTQETPPGLVSDKNTPSSSSSSSSSSSSSSSKVSERLSHMVVLKHSSPKPPRRMCRKVATFPFPTQAFESEAIADSSLDPNSSSSPEPDLPGDLKLELAVNADSDPTTIALKTTTTSRPESKSTSDHLSIGDFPSTPDPPPQSITILPLDSESSELITECSCGVDFQSKEEQTQLAEKSQSSHENSASPLKQTESGNDLDSTIDKSNFNAQQHTSKSESVESLDEPNIINEKTTSQHSPNFPRRSPPVLSFSPTCFTPSPPILSPPPCVTPPSHCLSSLTLQTTSSATSYSSPPLSFSPTSSCISSPPYLTPPMLSLSPPPSPCLSPPLLCFSPQVKTDDPQICSDVGPIIDNAVNEEQFEEPSILHGVPVTQLEEGTEQSYVSLLTQVAEPVSFPITVANATSHALPYSQCGNTSEPTTLNTDVASSSVSENNVTLETAPQVTEQSANPQAVDRVPAVEVLAESMYGDFDAAMDHLRYRLIATRNPEEIRGGGLLKYSNLLVRDYRPASETQIKSLERYMCSRFFIDFPDVQEQQRKILSYLKNHFIGEERSKYQYLMTLRRVVDDSTVCLMGHERRQTLNMITVLALKVLGEQNIIPNTDHVTCFYQPAPYLAEHNTPYLTEPSYCSYYIPQGGSTLLYQPYPLHLHTQTGLV; translated from the exons ATGTCTGAAATCAAATCCAGTCAGCGGTTTCACAGCCTGAAGCCTGAACAAGTGGCAGTTCTCCATCAAGTTCTGTCAGATATTGTTCCCATTCATGGTCGTGGGAACTTTCCAACTCTGGAGCTTCGTCCTCGAGATATCATCATTGCTGTACGGGCTAGTCTTCAGAAGCAGGGTATTGTAGTACGAGATGTACGTTTAAATGGCTCCACGGCCAGCCATGTTCTGGTCCAAGATAACAGACTGAGCTACAAAGACCTGGATATTATTTTCGGAGTGGAACTGCCCAGTCAAGAAGAGTTTCAg GTGATCAAAGAGTCAGTACTTGGTTGCTTGCTAGACTGCCTGCCAGCAGGGGTCAACAGAGAGAGAATCAGCAGTGCAACAATGAAAGAAGCCTACGTCCAAAAGATGGTCAAAGTTTTTAATGAACAGGACCGTTGGAGTCTCATCTCATTGTCAAACAACAGCGGCAAAAACCTGGAGCTTAAATTTGTAAGCATGCTGCGAAGGCAGTTTGAATTCAGTGTTGATTCCTTCCAAATCATTTTGGATCGCCTTCTTGAATCTTACCTGCAGGAGATGCAACAAAATCGTAATAATATAACAGTAGCCAACACTACAAGAACcgaaaaatccaaaatggaaaCCCCTATAGAGAAAGGAGCTAACAAAAACAAGCTGTCAAAACTAAACGATGGGATGGACGGAAcagaaaatgcaattaaatcGGCAAAACTTACCACAAAAGAAGAAGATAACAAAGAGAAAACACCCATAGAAGTGAAAGAGCAGATGGAAAACCTTAACCTACCCAAATCATCTGAGCAGGCTTCTTCAAACACAATCGCAACAGAGACACAAACCACTGACACCAACAATACTCTGTACAAGTCTTCAGACTCAACTAAATCCTCACAACACTCCAAATTAGTCCATTTAAATCCAACTAACCCTGCCGACAAACAAGAAGTCCCCACAGAGAAAATAGAATGCCCAACCATCCAAACCCAACTAACCCAGTCCATAAAACTGatagaaaagaaagaaacatcTATGGAAGAGATGAataccaatcagaatttgattgaAAGTATAAAAGATGAAACACAATCTTTGTGTAAGCAAAATGTTGAAACATCCCAAGTAAGTGGAGCCAGTactttgacagataaaaagaaaattgatttaCTGACCGATCCGGAGAATGAAAAGGACATAGAAGAAAGTGAAATATCACAAAAATGTCACACTCAGGCCAAAAATTGTGTCCCATCCATTTCTCTCACAATGCTTACATGCAACAAATCCCTTGAAATAGCCAACACAGTCCAAATTGAGAGTTCACCCGATGAAACCGACAATATTGCAGATACTCAGGAAACACCACCAGGCCTTGTTTCTGACAAAAACAccccctcttcttcttcttcttcttcttcttcttcttcttcttcttcttcgaaGGTCTCAGAGAGACTTTCTCATATGGTGGTACTGAAGCACTCATCTCCTAAACCTCCGCGGAGGATGTGTCGAAAGGTCGCCACTTTTCCTTTCCCTACCCAGGCCTTTGAGAGTGAGGCCATTGCAGACTCCAGTTTAGATCCAAATTCTTCCTCCAGCCCCGAACCGGATCTTCCTGGAGATCTAAAATTAGAGCTTGCTGTAAATGCAGATTCCGACCCCACAACAATCGCACTTAAGACGACAACAACCTCAAGGCCTGAAAGCAAATCAACCAGTGACCATTTATCAATTGGGGATTTCCCCTCCACTCCTGATCCACCTCCTCAATCTATCACTATTCTACCTCTGGACTCGGAATCTTCTGAGTTAATCACTGAGTGCTCTTGCGGGGTTGACTTTCAGAGCAAGGAGGAGCAAACCCAATTGGCTGAGAAGAGTCAGTCATCTCATGAAAATTCTGCTTCACCACTGAAACAAACTGAATCTGGCAATGACCTGGACTCAACCATTGATAAATCCAATTTTAATGCCCAACAGCATACCTCCAAATCTGAATCCGTTGAATCATTGGATGAGCCAAATATCATCAATGAAAAAACCACTTCCCAACACTCCCCCAACTTCCCACGTCGTTCCCCTCCGGTACTCAGTTTCTCCCCTACTTGCTTCACTCCATCACCCCCAATCCTTAGCCCTCCACCATGCGTGACACCTCCCTCTCACTGCCTTTCGTCTTTAACGCTGCAAACTACCAGCTCTGCCACCAGTTACAGCTCACCACCCTTAAGCTTCAGTCCCACCTCCTCCTGCATCAGCTCACCTCCATACCTCACCCCTCCAATGCTTAGTCTAAGCCCTCCTCCTTCTCCGTGCCTCAGCCCACCCCTCCTCTGCTTCTCCCCACAAGTAAAAACAGACGATCCTCAGATATGCTCCGACGTTGGGCCTATAATCGACAATGCAGTCAATGAGGAACAGTTTGAAGAGCCTTCTATCCTGCACGGTGTCCCCGTCACACAACTTGAAGAAGGCACAGAGCAGTCTTACGTTTCTTTGTTAACTCAGGTAGCAGAGCCTGTCTCTTTTCCAATCACAGTCGCAAATGCAACATCACATGCATTGCCATACTCTCAGTGTGGAAACACAAGTGAACCGACCACTTTAAACACTGATGTGGCATCCAGTTCTGTGTCTGAGAACAATGTAACCCTTGAAACCGCTCCACAGGTAACCGAGCAGAGCGCCAATCCACAGGCTGTTGACCGTGTCCCGGCTGTGGAGGTCCTAGCCGAGAGCATGTACGGCGACTTTGATGCCGCCATGGACCACTTGCGCTACCGCTTAATCGCCACAAGGAACCCCGAAGAAATCCGAGGTGGCGGTTTGTTGAAATACAGCAACCTGCTGGTCAGGGACTATCGACCAGCCAGTGAGACTCAAATCAAGTCACTTGAGCGATACATGTGCTCACGCTTTTTCATTGATTTCCCTGATGTGCAGGAGCAGCAAAGAAAGATCTTATCCTACTTGAAGAATCACTTCATTGGTGAAGAGAGAAGCAAATATCAGTATCTAATGACGCTACGCCGTGTGGTTGATGACAGCACTGTATGTCTGATGGGCCATGAGAGGCGGCAGACTCTCAACATGATCACAGTACTAGCCCTGAAAGTTCTTGGGGAGCAAAACATCATCCCCAACACGGACCATGTCACATGTTTCTATCAGCCTGCGCCATACCTCGCCGAGCACAACACTCCCTATCTAACAGAACCCAGCTACTGCAGCTACTATATACCCCAGGGGGGATCAACTCTCCTTTACCAACCATACCCcttacacttacacacacaaacaggatTAGTTTAA
- the tbx22 gene encoding T-box transcription factor TBX22, with protein sequence MIITKAGRRMFPAVRVKVRNLDPCEQYYIAMDVMPVDSKRYRYVYHSSQWMVAGNTDHSCISPRLYVHADSPCAGETWMRQVISFDRVKLTNNELDDKGHIILQSMHKYKPRVHIIRQDPRVDLSQIQSLPAEGVFSFSFPETEFTTVTAYQNQQITKLKIDRNPFAKGFRDPGRNRGVLDGLLESYPWRSPLSLDFKPVAMQLHGRMGSSPSNTSSPLKSLLPLTSSSSSLLSFSTLSCQDTALQTLALPFYGKTAGSLSLPGRAFSSLGSDRLRGLPPMSPLTDPPLFSIVHGKKPPNCHDPGLSRSSPPCLIPLPSPLSPQGSTLLPHFSESAAPYCFYRYSFPLNPQLSPVSQHSKLAEDNMEALLRQASWGLATNHRL encoded by the exons ATGATCATCACCAAAGCTGGGAG GAGAATGTTTCCAGCCGTTCGCGTCAAAGTCCGAAATCTGGACCCATGCGAGCAGTATTACATCGCAATGGACGTCATGCCCGTTGACTCCAAACGTTACAG GTATGTTTACCACAGCTCCCAGTGGATGGTGGCAGGAAACACAGACCATTCGTGCATCTCACCCAGGCTCTACGTGCACGCAGACTCGCCGTGTGCAGGAGAGACGTGGATGCGTCAAGTGATCAGTTTTGACCGAGTGAAACTCACCAATAACGAGTTGGACGACAAGGGACAT ATAATTCTACAGTCCATGCATAAATACAAGCCGCGTGTGCACATCATCCGGCAAGACCCAAGGGTGGATTTGTCCCAGATCCAGTCACTGCCTGCTGAAGGAGTGTTCAGCTTCTCCTTCCCAGAAACCGAGTTCACCACCGTCACAGCCTATCAGAATCAACAG ATCACGAAACTGAAAATCGACAGGAACCCATTTGCCAAAGGCTTCAGGGATCCAGGACGGAATCG GGGAGTGTTGGATGGTCTACTGGAGTCATATCCATGGAGATCTCCTCTCAGCTTGGATTTTAAGCCAGTAGCTATGCAGCTTCACG GGCGTATGGGGTCGTCCCCAAGCAACACATCTTCCCCACTGAAGAGTCTCCTACCtctgacatcatcatcatcatcccttCTTTCATTTTCAACGCTCTCTTGCCAGGACACCGCACTTCAAACTCTTGCGCTTCCTTTTTACGGAAAAACTGCGGGGAGCCTTTCATTACCAGGCAGAGCTTTCTCCTCCTTAGGATCGGATAGACTCAGAGGGCTCCCACCCATGTCTCCACTAACGGATCCCCCACTCTTCTCTATCGTCCATGGAAAGAAACCTCCCAATTGTCATGACCCGGGTCTTTCTCGATCGAGTCCTCCATGCTTGATACCCCTCCCCAGCCCTCTCAGCCCGCAAGGATCTACTTTATTGCCTCATTTTTCGGAAAGCGCTGCCCCATATTGTTTTTACCGCTATAGCTTTCCCTTAAATCCTCAACTCTCACCTGTGAGTCAACACAGTAAACTAGCTGAAGACAACATGGAGGCCTTACTGCGACAAGCTTCATGGGGTCTGGCTACCAACCATCGCCTTTGA